One region of Cottoperca gobio chromosome 19, fCotGob3.1, whole genome shotgun sequence genomic DNA includes:
- the LOC115024331 gene encoding interleukin-21 receptor — MDCAAPQRLKLVIVFLLVSTNIVCLHGNPITGMNHSLRCVTDYLHTINCSLSIAPSQSSNCSYKLTFIHTFEKVGFDCMLTNTDGDYFCSAKKTPDTVYSTFDGSDSYVISLCHHQNDGSEICEVLDDEFEPLINIKPNAPCCLTVSHNASQRHFTWISTYEIYDLHIALVSELQYQLHYYKRDNQNVLSHYIEATSLNYSVDDHNFAPDTEYAARVRTSPNQVSYKGQWSDWSSEVYWETQSAVNDLPFVFGLGKVIILLVMVPIVLLFCYAPVKKWRQSAFIPTPAPYFHTLYSDFQGDFKSWVVTQEHTADMLKAEETLQIDTLTKCAVVEEEECQPQFHHQFMEGSTYSNITDPGCDPSLLGGIPYAVITMAPLSSTGSTQPREPC; from the exons ATGGATTGTGCCGCTCCGCAGAGGCTGAAGCTGGTGATCGTGTTCCTGCTTGTATCTACCAACATTGTCTGTCTGCACGGAAACCCCATCACAG GTATGAACCACAGTCTTCGCTGTGTAACAGATTATCTGCACACCATCAACTGCTCCCTGAGCATCGCGCCGTCACAAAGCAGCAACTGCTCCTACAAGCTCACTTTCATACATACATTTGAAAA AGTCGGGTTCGACTGTATGCTGACGAACACCGATGGGGATTACTTCTGCTCCGCTAAAAAAACGCCTGATACCGTTTATTCCACGTTTGATGGTTCAGATAGTTATGTAATCTCACTTTGTCACCATCAAAATGACGGGTCTGAAATCTGTGAGGTGCTGGATGACGAATTTGAGCCTCTGATTAACA TTAAACCAAACGCACCGTGCTGCCTCACAGTCAGCCACAACGCAAGTCAGCGCCACTTCACCTGGATAAGTACATATGAGATATATGATCTTCACATCGCTCTGGTCAGCGAGCTCCAGTATCAGCTCCATTACTACAAACGAGACAATCAAAAC GTGTTATCGCATTACATTGAAGCCACAAGTTTGAATTATTCTGTGGATGATCACAATTTTGCGCCAGACACCGAGTACGCTGCCAGAGTGCGGACGAGTCCTAATCAGGTTTCCTACAAGGGACAGTGGAGCGACTGGTCTTCTGAGGTTTACTGGGAGACGCAGTCAGCTGTGAATG ATCTCCCATTTGTTTTTGGACTGGGTAAAGTGATCATCTTACTTGTGATGGTGCCAATCGTCCTACTTTTCTGCTACGCTCCGGTTAAAAA GTGGCGGCAGAGTGCCTTCATCCCAACCCCAGCACCCTATTTCCACACCCTGTACAGCGACTTCCAGGGAGATTTCAAG AGCTGGGTGgtcacacaagaacacacagcaGACATGCTGAAGGCAGAGGAAACGCTCCAAATCGACACGCTGACCAAGTGTGCAGTTGTTGAGGAGGAAGAATGTCAGCCCCAGTTTCACCACCAGTTCATGGAGGGCAGCACATACAGCAATATAACTGACCCAGGCTGTGATCCGTCTCTCCTGGGCGGGATCCCGTACGCTGTGATCACAATGGCCCCGTTATCATCTACAGGGAGCACACAGCCTAGGGAGCCCTGCTGA
- the LOC115024636 gene encoding tubby protein homolog, translated as MEDDIRQQKLDNQRTLLMKKQQKKRADSQMVVANRDARQKKQKHKAARSDETPLLISQSLSNTSLSDQVEHAHDNPLDEITLGEYNMTESVTFDEMPSENPNTPKNMNLELNKEPEVEPEVENDAQAEGEQTEKKEMKKEKAKQMDENDEKEKKEKKAKKKDKVKELEDPQKTHKTTKQERKKKHLQEASTQETESVVDVASPKKNKCGESNDEEEDGAQRPCPQSPKRKKQLDTTMCQISDDSKDEEILEKEKKEKKTKKAEKNTQSLASLNSNYRKGSSSDSEPDERSTSPMSVEDLEKFALRPAPRDATIQCRVTRDRRGMEKGIYPTYYLHMEKEDGKRVFLMAGRKRKKCKTSNYLISTDPTNLSRDTNCYIGKLRSNILGTKFTVYDGGENPEKKPFVKESESVRQELAAICYETNVLGFKGPRKMTVIIPGMLENDERVSLRPKNELDTLLARHANSNTEKLVTLANKCPSWNEQTQSFVLNFHGRVTQASVKNFQIIHPDNEDYIVMQFGRVAEDVFSMDYSFPMCALQAFAITLSSFDGKLACE; from the exons ATGGAGGACGATATACGACAACAGAAGCTGGACAACCAG CGAACCCTCCTGATgaaaaagcagcagaagaagagggctgATTCTCAAATGGTGGTAGCCAATCGGGATGCtcgccaaaaaaaacaaaagcacaaagcTGCCCGCTCGGATGAAACCCCTCTGTTGATCAGCCAATCCCTGAGCAACACTTCCCTGAGTG ATCAAGTTGAACATGCCCATGATAACCCATTGGATGAGATCACATTAGGGGAATACAACATGACAGAAAGCGTGACGTTCGATGAGATGCCTTCAGAGAATCCTAATACTCCCAAGAACATGAACTTGGAGCTTAACAAAGAGCCTGAGGTGGAGCCTGAAGTGGAGAATGATGCTCAGGCTGAGGGggaacagacagagaagaaagaaatgaaaaaagaaaaagccaaac AGATGGACGAGAACgatgaaaaggagaaaaaggagaaaaaagcaaagaagaaagacaaagtgaaaGAATTGGAAGATCCACAGAAGACACACAAGACAACCAAACAAGAGCGTAAAA AGAAGCACTTGCAGGAGGCTTCAACCCAGGAGACAGAGTCAGTGGTGGATGTGGCAAGTCCCAAGAAGAATAAATGTGGTGAGAGCAAcgatgaagaggaagatgggGCCCAGAGGCCTTGCCCTCAGTCGCCTAAGAGGAAAAAACAACTCGACACAA CCATGTGCCAAATAAGTGACGATAGCAAAGACGAGGAAATTctggaaaaggagaaaaaggagaaaaagacaaagaaagcagagaagaaTACGCAGAGTCTCGCTTCCCTTAACTCCAACTACAGGAAGGGTTCATCCTCGGACAGTGAACCTGATGAAAGA TCCACATCTCCAATGTCAGTGGAGGATCTGGAGAAGTTTGCTTTGCGTCCAGCCCCCAGAGATGCAACAATCCAGTGCAGAGTCACCAGAGACAGGAGAGGCATGGAGAAGGGCATCTACCCGACTTACTACCTCCACATGGAGAAGGAGGACGGCAAGAGG GTGTTTCTAATGGcaggcagaaaaagaaagaagtgcaAAACATCCAACTATCTCATCTCCACGGACCCGACCAATCTGTCCAGAGATACAAACTGCTACATAGGAAAACTAAG GTCCAATATTCTGGGCACAAAGTTCACAGTCTACGACGGAGGTGAAAACCCCGAGAAAAAGCCGTTCGTCAAAGAGAGCGAATCAGTGCGGCAAGAGCTGGCAGCAATTTGCTAC GAGACCAATGTTCTGGGATTCAAGGGTCCCAGGAAAATGACAGTGATCATCCCTGGCATGTTGGAGAACGATGAAAGAGTGTCACTTCGTCCCAAAAAT GAACTTGATACTCTACTGGCCCGCCATGcaaacagcaacacagaaaAACTGGTCACGCTGGCGAACAAATGCCCGAGCTGGAACGAACAGACTCAGTCATTTGTGCTTAACTTCCACGGCCGTGTCACCCAGGCCTCCGTCAAGAACTTCCAGATCATCCACCCTGACAACG AGGATTACATCGTGATGCAGTTTGGCCGTGTAGCGGAGGACGTCTTCTCCATGGATTACAGTTTCCCCATGTGTGCCCTGCAAGCCTTTGCCATCACCCTGTCGTCCTTTGATGGTAAACTGGCCTGTGAGTGA
- the cfap119 gene encoding cilia- and flagella-associated protein 119 isoform X2, which yields MDTKTKALQAKVMLWTDVNYHDMDEIDKMKSIPDLESALCNVFGVDLPEPKRGVLLELYVQTVLFCRECNFKKEHTSALLSIIKSIHEANIQTSFNNIEQCFNYCKELLLCHSVRRPPFSIDLFSYEEVNCILKYIHNSYINHYKLYKYIFTPQVKLDLSLTYSGIPDEDEQTLEDSSAPDVENVMETEAAPKTDSSPQTQEASIGEPEGAALDLKALIEKEVREQMTLVSGQLDQRMKDIEDQHHSALDSPQPSHKSKK from the exons atggataCGAAAACAAAG GCCCTGCAAGCTAAAGTGATGCTATG GACAGACGTAAACTACCATGACATGGATGAAATCGACAAAATGAAGTCCATCCCTGATCTGGAGAG TGCTTTATGCAACGTATTTGGAGTCGACCTCCCTGAACCAAAAAGAGGAGTTCTGCTGGAGTTGTATGTCCAGACGGTGCTTTTTTGCAGAGAGTGCAACTTTAAAAAGGAACACACTTCTGCTCTCTTGTCCATCATCAAGTCCATCCACGAGGCTAACATAC AAACTTCCTTCAACAACATAGAACAGTGTTTCAATTACTGCAAGGAGCTGCTTCTCTGTCACTCAGTCAGG CGACCTCCATTTAGTATCGACCTCTTCAGCTACGAGGAGGTGAACTGTATCTTAAAGTACATCCATAACAGCTACATCAACCACTACAAACtctacaaatatattttcaccCCACAG GTAAAACTTGATTTGTCTTTGACTTACTCTGGGATTCCAGATGAGGATGAACAAACCTTGGAGGATTCTTCTGCTCCAG ATGTTGAAAATGTGATGGAAACAGAAGCAGCGCCAAAGACAGACAGCTCTCCTCAAACGCAGGAAGCGTCCATCGGAGAGCCGGAGGGAGCCGCACTCG ACCTGAAGGCACTGATCGAGAaagaggtcagagagcagaTGACGCTCGTGTCTGGACAACTCGATCAGCGAATGAAAGACATTGAAGATCAGCACCACAGCGCACTGGATTCTCCACAGCCCAGCCACAAGTCCAAAAAATAA
- the cfap119 gene encoding cilia- and flagella-associated protein 119 isoform X1, translating to MVRTVSQDYANYDWLLLKYIQPRIHSLVVFRTDVNYHDMDEIDKMKSIPDLESALCNVFGVDLPEPKRGVLLELYVQTVLFCRECNFKKEHTSALLSIIKSIHEANIQTSFNNIEQCFNYCKELLLCHSVRRPPFSIDLFSYEEVNCILKYIHNSYINHYKLYKYIFTPQVKLDLSLTYSGIPDEDEQTLEDSSAPDVENVMETEAAPKTDSSPQTQEASIGEPEGAALDLKALIEKEVREQMTLVSGQLDQRMKDIEDQHHSALDSPQPSHKSKK from the exons ATGGTGAGAACTGTGTCCCAAGATTATGCTAATTATGATTGGTTGCTGCTTAAATACATCCAACCAAGAATCCATTCCCTGGTTGTTTTCAGGACAGACGTAAACTACCATGACATGGATGAAATCGACAAAATGAAGTCCATCCCTGATCTGGAGAG TGCTTTATGCAACGTATTTGGAGTCGACCTCCCTGAACCAAAAAGAGGAGTTCTGCTGGAGTTGTATGTCCAGACGGTGCTTTTTTGCAGAGAGTGCAACTTTAAAAAGGAACACACTTCTGCTCTCTTGTCCATCATCAAGTCCATCCACGAGGCTAACATAC AAACTTCCTTCAACAACATAGAACAGTGTTTCAATTACTGCAAGGAGCTGCTTCTCTGTCACTCAGTCAGG CGACCTCCATTTAGTATCGACCTCTTCAGCTACGAGGAGGTGAACTGTATCTTAAAGTACATCCATAACAGCTACATCAACCACTACAAACtctacaaatatattttcaccCCACAG GTAAAACTTGATTTGTCTTTGACTTACTCTGGGATTCCAGATGAGGATGAACAAACCTTGGAGGATTCTTCTGCTCCAG ATGTTGAAAATGTGATGGAAACAGAAGCAGCGCCAAAGACAGACAGCTCTCCTCAAACGCAGGAAGCGTCCATCGGAGAGCCGGAGGGAGCCGCACTCG ACCTGAAGGCACTGATCGAGAaagaggtcagagagcagaTGACGCTCGTGTCTGGACAACTCGATCAGCGAATGAAAGACATTGAAGATCAGCACCACAGCGCACTGGATTCTCCACAGCCCAGCCACAAGTCCAAAAAATAA
- the phkg2 gene encoding phosphorylase b kinase gamma catalytic chain, liver/testis isoform, whose product MTKDIILGDELPDWVGAKEFYQKYDPKEVIGRGVSSVVRRCMHRHGGQELAVKIIEITAEKMTVQQLEEVKTSTLKEIHVLNMVKGHSSIITLIDSYESTTFIFLVFDLMRRGELFDYLTEKVTLSEKETRSMMRALLEAVQYLHSLNIVHRDLKPENILLDDQGHIKLSDFGFSVQLQPGEKLRELCGTPGYLAPEILKCSMDEMHAGYGQEVDLWACGVILFTLLAGSPPFWHRKQMLMLRMIMEGRYQFGSPEWDDRSDTVKDLISRLLVVDPAVRLTAEQALAHPFFRQYQKEDVRLFSPRKTFRVLIVSVLACIRMYSRYRRARPLTREVLARDPYSLRGVRKLIDGCAFRIYGHWVKKGEQQNRAALFQNTAKIMLLGLEDFET is encoded by the exons ATGACCAAAGATATTATTCTTGGAGATGAATTACCAGACTGGGTGGGAGCCAAGGAGTTTTACCAGAAATATGACCCTAAAGAGGTGATTGGCAG GGGTGTGAGCAGTGTGGTGCGCAGGTGTATGCACAGACATGGGGGTCAGGAGCTGGCGGTGAAGATTATTGAGATCACAGCGGAGAAGATGACAGTCCAGCAGCTGGAAGAGGTGAAAACTTCTACGCTGAAGGAGATTCATGTCCTCAACATGGTGAAAGGACACTCCTCAATCA TCACTCTCATTGATTCCTATGAATCCACAACCTTCATATTTTTGGTGTTTGACCT CATGAGGCGAGGAGAACTGTTTGACTACCTCACAGAAAAAGTTACTTTGAGCGAGAAGGAAACCAG GAGTATGATGCGAGCCCTGCTGGAGGCCGTGCAGTACCTCCACTCCCTCAACATCGTCCACCGGGACTTAAAACCTGAGAACATCCTCCTGGATGATCAGGGACACATCAAACTGTCTGACTTTGGTTTCTCAGTGCAGCTACAACCAGGAGAGAAGCTTAGAG AACTTTGCGGGACGCCTGGTTATTTGGCCCCTGAAATACTGAAATGTTCGATGGATGAAATGCACGCAGGCTATGGCCAAGAGGTCGACCT CTGGGCGTGTGGCGTGATCCTTTTCACCTTACTGGCCGGCTCGCCACCCTTCTGGCATCGCAAGCAGATGCTAATGCTGAGGATGATCATGGAGGGTCGCTATCAGTTCGGCTCCCCCGAGTGGGATGACAGGTCTGACACTGTGAAAGATCTG ATATCCAGACTCCTGGTGGTGGACCCAGCTGTCCGTCTCACTGCAGAGCAAGCTTTAGCACATCCCTTCTTCAGACAGTACCAGAAGGAGGACGTGCGACTCTTCAGTCCCAGAAAGACATTTAGG GTGCTGATAGTCAGTGTGCTGGCCTGCATCAGGATGTACAGCCGTTACCGCAGGGCTCGGCCGCTGACTCGGGAGGTGCTGGCCAGAGATCCTTACTCCCTCCGCGGTGTCCGCAAACTCATCGATGGCTGCGCATTCCGCATCTACGGGCACTGGGTGAAGAAAGGGGAGCAGCAGAACCGAGCCGCCCTCTTTCAGAACACAGCTAAGATCATGCTGCTGGGCCTGGAGGACTTCGAAacataa